In Dioscorea cayenensis subsp. rotundata cultivar TDr96_F1 unplaced genomic scaffold, TDr96_F1_v2_PseudoChromosome.rev07_lg8_w22 25.fasta BLBR01001260.1, whole genome shotgun sequence, a single genomic region encodes these proteins:
- the LOC120255977 gene encoding transmembrane 9 superfamily member 8-like yields MEIRRTPVLLSWICLLLAVFLIPGHCFYLPGVAPADFQKKDPLQVKVNKLTSTKTQLPYSYYSLPFCRPDTIVDSAENLGEVLRGDRIENSPYVFEMREPKMCQIVCKLTPNEKDAKDLKEKIEDEYHVNMILDNLPLVVPIKRLDQDSPTFYQHGYQIGVKSPHSEGKDEKYYIHNHLSFLVRYHKDEQMDVARIVGFEVKPFSVKHEADGKWNGDKTRLSTCDPHARQTVMSNDNPLEVEANKDIIFTYDVDFVESDVKWASRWDTYLLMADDQIHWFSIVNSLMIVLFLSGMVAMIMLRTLYRDISKYNQLETQEEAQEETGWKLVHGDVFRPPTNSDLLCVYVGTGVQFFGMLLVTMMFAVLGFLSPSNRGGLMTAMLLLWVFMGLFAGYSSARLYKMFKGAEWKQIALKTAFLFPAVVFVIFFVLNALIWGEKSSGAVPFTTMFALVFLWFGISVPLVFVGSYLGFKKPAVEDPVKTNKIPRQIPEQAWYMNPIFSMLIGGILPFGAVFIELFFILTSIWLNQFYYIFGFLFLVFIILIVTCAEITIVLCYFQLCSEDYLWWWRSYLTSGSSALYLFLYATFYFFTKLEITKLVSGALYFGYMLIAAYSFFVLTGTIGFYACFWFTRLIYSSVKID; encoded by the exons AAAGATCCACTCCAGGTGAAAGTGAACAAGCTGACATCGACGAAGACACAACTTCCTTATTCGTATTATTCTCTCCCCTTTTGTCGGCCAGATACTATAGTTGATAGTGCAGAAAATCTTGGTGAAGTTCTTCGTGGTGACCGTATTGAGAACTCACCCTATGTG TTTGAGATGAGAGAACCCAAGATGTGTCAGATTGTTTGCAAATTAACACCCAATGAAAAAGATGCCAAGGACCTCAAGGAGAAGATAGAGGATGAATATCATGTTAACAT gatTCTTGACAATCTACCTCTGGTTGTCCCTATTAAAAGGCTGGATCAAGATTCTCCTACATTTTATCAACATGGTTATCAGATTGGTGTTAAAAGCCCTCATTCTGAA GGCAAGGATGAAAAGTATTATATCCACAATCATCTCAGCTTTCTTGTTAGGTATCACAAGGATGAGCAGATGGATGTTGCAAGGATAGTGGGGTTTGAGGTCAAACCATTCAG TGTTAAGCATGAGGCTGATGGTAAATGGAATGGTGACAAAACACGCTTGTCGACCTGTGACCCTCATGCAAGACAAACTGTTATGAGCAATGATAATCCATTAGAGGTTGAAGCAAACAAAGATATCATATTCACCTATGATGTGGATTTTGTG GAGAGTGATGTGAAGTGGGCTTCTCGCTGGGATACCTATCTTCTAATGGCAGATGATCAAATCCACTGGTTTTCTATTGTGAACTCTCTGATGATTGTTCTCTTCCTATCGGGCATGGTGGCCATGATCATGTTGCGAACTCTATACAGAGACATATCCAAGTACAACCAGCTGGAAACTCAAGAGGAAGCCCAAGAGGAGACTGGATGGAAACTTGTCCATGGTGATGTGTTCAGGCCCCCAACCAACTCagatttactttgtgtttatgTTGGAACTGGTGTTCAGTTCTTTGGTATGTTACTCGTCACAATGATGTTTGCTGTTCTTGGTTTCCTTTCTCCATCCAATCGAGGAGGCCTTATGACTGCCATGCTCCTACTGTGGGTCTTCATGGGCTTGTTTGCCGGGTATTCTTCTGCCAGGCTATACAAGATGTTCAAAGGTGCTGAATGGAAACAGATTGCTCTAAAGACAGCTTTCCTATTCCCTGCTGTTGTGTTTGtcatcttctttgttcttaatGCTCTCATCTGGGGGGAGAAATCTTCAGGTGCAGTACCCTTCACCACCATGTTTGCTCTTGTATTTCTCTGGTTTGGCATTTCTGTACCTCTGGTGTTCGTCGGCAGCTACCTTGGTTTTAAGAAACCTGCAGTCGAGGATCCCGTGAAGACAAATAAGATCCCAAGACAGATACCTGAGCAAGCATGGTACATGAACCCAATCTTCTCAATGCTGATTGGTGGCATTCTTCCATTTGGAGCTGTTTTCATTGAGCTTTTTTTTATCCTCACATCAATTTGGCTGAACCAGTTCTACTACATATTCGGCTTCCTCTTCCTGGTCTTCATCATCCTTATAGTCACCTGTGCAGAAATCACAATAGTGCTATGTTACTTCCAGTTATGCAGTGAAGATTATCTCTGGTGGTGGAGGTCCTACTTGACATCAGGTTCTTCGGCTCTGTATCTCTTTCTCTACGCAACATTCTACTTCTTCACAAAGTTGGAGATCACAAAGCTAGTTTCTGGTGCTCTTTACTTTGGCTACATGCTTATCGCCGCCTATAGTTTCTTCGTGTTGACGGGCACCATTGGTTTCTATGCATGTTTCTGGTTCACAAGGCTTATCTATTCATCAGTGAAGATTGATTGA